Proteins from a genomic interval of Polaribacter sp. Q13:
- a CDS encoding LacI family DNA-binding transcriptional regulator — protein MKKEVVTLKKMAQILSLSTSTISRALNDHPDISPATTKSVQDLAKKLNYMPNIFAKGFRLHKTNIIGVIVPNITSYFTSTILKEILLQSEMKGYRVIISESNNDIAREKEMLLTMLQFGVDGILMSLSKNTKDVDPILYALNQKPLVLFDKVSNKVPCTQIIINGEEAAFNAVEHLINIGKKRIAIIKEFEHSYNSEKRFQGYLRALKTHNIPIDEKLILSTDDISLNKGKMLASQLISLKERPDAIFSITDAAAVGVIQTLKKFNITIPEEIAVVGFSNSLISTIVEPNLTTTDQPGKRIGELAVDYLIREIQEHNSYANSKTIEIKTNLIIRASTFLPI, from the coding sequence TTGAAAAAAGAGGTTGTAACACTTAAAAAAATGGCTCAAATTCTGAGTTTATCCACTTCTACTATTTCTAGAGCCTTAAACGACCATCCAGATATTAGTCCGGCAACAACTAAGAGTGTGCAAGATTTGGCAAAAAAACTAAATTACATGCCTAATATTTTTGCAAAGGGATTTAGACTGCATAAAACAAATATTATTGGAGTTATTGTACCAAATATTACTTCTTACTTTACATCAACAATTTTAAAAGAAATTTTATTGCAATCTGAAATGAAAGGCTATCGGGTTATTATCTCTGAATCTAATAACGACATTGCCCGGGAAAAAGAAATGTTATTAACCATGTTGCAGTTTGGTGTAGATGGTATTTTAATGTCTTTATCTAAAAATACGAAAGATGTAGATCCTATTTTATATGCATTAAATCAAAAACCATTGGTGTTGTTTGATAAAGTTTCTAATAAAGTTCCTTGTACTCAAATTATAATTAATGGAGAAGAAGCTGCTTTTAATGCGGTTGAACATTTAATAAATATTGGTAAAAAAAGAATTGCTATTATAAAAGAGTTTGAGCATTCTTATAATTCAGAAAAAAGGTTTCAAGGATATTTGAGAGCCTTAAAAACGCATAACATTCCTATTGATGAAAAACTTATTTTAAGTACAGATGATATTTCTTTAAATAAAGGAAAAATGTTAGCGAGTCAGTTAATTAGTTTAAAGGAAAGACCAGATGCTATATTTTCTATAACAGATGCAGCAGCTGTGGGCGTAATACAAACTTTAAAAAAATTTAATATTACAATCCCAGAAGAAATTGCTGTGGTAGGTTTTAGTAATTCTTTAATATCTACAATAGTAGAACCAAATTTAACAACTACAGATCAACCTGGTAAAAGAATAGGTGAGTTGGCGGTAGATTATTTAATTAGAGAAATTCAAGAACATAATAGCTATGCAAATAGTAAAACAATTGAAATTAAAACGAATTTAATAATTAGAGCCTCTACTTTTTTGCCTATTTAA
- a CDS encoding chloride channel protein yields MPTTKDIYRKILKWKYRNISNKQFTNIASAIIGLLAGLGAVTLKNATHLIQHLLEGEFIKEIHSAFYFIFPIIGLLIVLFLVKFVIKKRVGHGIPSTLYAISKQKGIMPKHQMWASILTAPITVGFGGSVGLEGPTVATGAALGSNFAQLFRLNQTTKTLLIGAAAAGAMSSIFKAPIAAIVFAVEIFSLELTLASMIPLLLASITAILTSYFFLGDDVLLHFNIQDKFELNDVLFYISLGVFTALISVYFSKVYFAIAKLFRKIEKPYQKLLVGGISLGVLVFLIPPLFGEGYETINNVLKGNILEVVQNNIFNSISDNIYLVILFLLGLIIFKIVATSLTFGAGGIGGIFAPTLFTGSLAGYVFALFINYTNVFGHKLSLINFAMVGMAGLMAGVLLAPLTAIFLIAEITGGYELFIPLMIVSSISFIITKRYIPHNIYAAQLAKKGELITHNKDKNVLMFLDTDSLIEKDFISTKPKKTLGELLKENVAKSSRNIYPVLDDEQHFMGIVLLDDIRPVMFNQTMYDKIRVSDVMTSAPEVILSADNTEKVMQKFKESGAWNLPVVKGGIYVGFISKSKLLTAYRNKLIEVTA; encoded by the coding sequence GTGCCTACAACTAAAGATATTTACAGAAAAATCCTAAAGTGGAAATATAGAAATATTTCTAACAAACAATTTACAAACATTGCAAGTGCCATTATTGGGTTATTGGCTGGTTTAGGTGCCGTTACTCTAAAAAATGCAACCCACTTAATTCAACATTTATTAGAAGGCGAATTTATTAAAGAAATTCATAGTGCATTTTATTTTATTTTTCCAATTATTGGATTATTAATCGTTCTATTTTTAGTGAAGTTCGTCATAAAAAAAAGAGTTGGACACGGAATACCATCTACATTATATGCTATTTCTAAGCAAAAAGGAATTATGCCAAAACATCAAATGTGGGCATCTATTCTTACAGCTCCTATAACCGTTGGTTTTGGAGGTTCTGTTGGGCTAGAGGGACCAACAGTTGCTACAGGTGCTGCATTAGGTTCTAATTTTGCACAACTTTTTAGATTAAACCAAACAACCAAAACATTATTAATAGGTGCAGCGGCAGCAGGTGCTATGTCTTCTATATTTAAAGCACCAATTGCAGCGATTGTTTTTGCTGTAGAAATTTTTAGTTTAGAGTTAACTTTAGCATCCATGATTCCGTTATTATTGGCTTCTATTACCGCTATTTTAACCTCTTATTTCTTTTTAGGAGATGATGTACTATTACACTTTAATATACAAGACAAATTTGAACTTAATGATGTCCTTTTTTATATTTCGCTAGGTGTTTTTACGGCTTTAATTTCAGTCTATTTTAGTAAAGTCTATTTTGCCATTGCTAAATTATTTAGAAAAATAGAAAAACCTTATCAAAAATTATTAGTAGGAGGAATCTCTTTAGGAGTGTTGGTTTTTTTAATTCCACCATTATTTGGAGAAGGGTACGAAACAATCAATAATGTATTAAAAGGAAATATATTAGAAGTGGTACAAAATAATATTTTTAATTCCATTTCAGATAATATTTACTTAGTTATTTTATTTTTATTAGGTTTAATTATCTTTAAAATAGTAGCAACTTCTTTAACTTTTGGAGCCGGAGGAATTGGAGGTATTTTTGCTCCAACATTATTTACGGGTAGTTTAGCAGGCTATGTTTTTGCACTGTTTATAAACTACACCAACGTATTTGGACATAAATTATCCTTAATAAATTTTGCTATGGTTGGTATGGCAGGTTTAATGGCAGGAGTTTTATTAGCTCCCTTAACCGCTATCTTTTTAATTGCAGAAATTACAGGAGGCTATGAGCTGTTTATTCCTTTAATGATTGTAAGTTCAATTTCATTTATCATAACCAAACGCTACATCCCTCATAATATTTATGCTGCCCAATTAGCTAAAAAAGGAGAATTGATAACACATAATAAAGACAAAAATGTACTTATGTTTTTAGATACTGATTCGCTTATTGAAAAAGATTTTATATCTACAAAACCTAAAAAAACACTAGGAGAATTGCTAAAAGAAAATGTCGCAAAATCTAGTAGAAACATATATCCTGTATTAGATGATGAACAACATTTTATGGGTATTGTTTTATTAGATGATATTAGACCTGTAATGTTTAACCAAACAATGTACGATAAAATTAGAGTTTCTGATGTTATGACGAGTGCACCAGAAGTAATTTTAAGTGCAGATAATACAGAAAAAGTAATGCAGAAATTTAAAGAAAGTGGTGCTTGGAACCTGCCCGTTGTTAAAGGTGGAATATATGTAGGTTTTATCTCTAAATCTAAATTATTAACGGCATATAGAAATAAATTAATAGAAGTAACTGCATAA
- the aspS gene encoding aspartate--tRNA ligase, protein MYRSHSCGELRASHINTEVTLAGWVQKSRDKGFMVWVDLRDRYGITQLIFDEERTPKEMMEKAKSLGREFVIQVTGTVIEREAKNSKMKTGDVELLVSKLEILNASVTPPFTIEDETDGGEDIRMKYRYLDIRRNPVKDSLIFRHKVAMEVRKYMSDQDFIEVETPYLIKSTPEGARDFVVPSRMNEGQFYALPQSPQTFKQLLMVGGMDKYFQIVKCFRDEDLRADRQPEFTQIDCEMAFVEQEDILNVFEGLTRHLLKEVNNVEVEKFPRMLYDDAMRLYGNDKPDIRFGMEFGELNAVTQHKDFGVFNSAELVVGIAVPGGNAYTRKEIDNIIKWVKRPQVGALGMIYARVNEDGTFKSSVDKFYNQEDLAKWAEITGAKPGDLVCVLSGDTNKVRAQLSALRMELATRLGLRDPKVFAPLWVIDFPLLELDEETGHYHAMHHPFTSPKPGQMELLDTDPGAVKANAYDLVLNGNEIGGGSIRIHDKQMQATMLKHLGFSEEDAKAQFGFLMDAFEYGAPPHGGLAFGLDRLVAILGGQETIRDFIAFPKNNSGRDVMIDAPAFIDDDQLKELSLKLDIKI, encoded by the coding sequence ATGTATAGAAGTCATTCTTGTGGCGAGTTAAGAGCATCGCATATAAATACAGAAGTAACCTTAGCGGGTTGGGTACAAAAAAGCCGTGATAAAGGTTTTATGGTTTGGGTAGATTTACGTGATAGGTACGGAATTACACAACTTATTTTTGATGAAGAGCGTACGCCAAAAGAAATGATGGAGAAAGCAAAATCTCTAGGTAGAGAGTTTGTTATTCAGGTTACAGGTACTGTAATTGAGCGTGAAGCAAAGAATTCTAAAATGAAAACAGGAGACGTAGAACTGTTGGTTTCTAAGTTAGAAATCTTAAATGCATCTGTTACTCCGCCTTTTACAATTGAAGATGAAACTGATGGTGGTGAAGATATTAGAATGAAATATCGTTATTTAGACATTAGAAGAAACCCGGTAAAAGACAGTTTAATTTTCCGTCATAAAGTGGCAATGGAAGTTAGAAAATACATGTCTGACCAAGATTTTATAGAAGTAGAAACTCCTTATTTAATAAAATCTACGCCAGAAGGTGCAAGAGATTTTGTGGTACCTTCTCGTATGAATGAAGGTCAGTTTTATGCGTTACCTCAATCTCCACAAACCTTTAAACAATTGTTGATGGTTGGTGGAATGGATAAATATTTTCAGATTGTAAAATGTTTTAGAGACGAAGATTTACGTGCAGACAGACAGCCAGAATTTACACAAATTGACTGTGAAATGGCATTTGTGGAGCAAGAAGATATTTTAAATGTTTTTGAAGGATTAACGCGTCACTTACTAAAAGAAGTAAATAATGTGGAGGTCGAGAAATTCCCGAGAATGTTATATGACGATGCCATGCGTTTGTATGGAAACGACAAACCAGATATCCGTTTTGGAATGGAGTTTGGCGAGTTAAATGCCGTTACGCAACATAAAGATTTTGGTGTTTTTAATAGCGCAGAATTAGTGGTTGGTATTGCTGTACCTGGCGGAAACGCATACACAAGAAAAGAAATAGACAATATTATTAAATGGGTTAAGCGTCCGCAAGTTGGTGCTTTAGGAATGATTTACGCACGTGTAAACGAAGACGGAACATTCAAATCTTCTGTAGATAAATTCTACAATCAAGAAGATTTAGCTAAATGGGCAGAAATTACAGGCGCAAAACCTGGAGATTTAGTGTGTGTGTTATCTGGTGACACCAATAAAGTTAGAGCACAATTATCTGCTTTACGTATGGAATTGGCAACACGTTTAGGCTTGAGAGATCCTAAAGTATTTGCTCCGCTTTGGGTAATAGATTTCCCATTACTAGAATTAGATGAAGAAACAGGTCATTACCATGCAATGCATCACCCGTTTACCTCACCTAAACCTGGGCAAATGGAATTATTAGATACAGATCCTGGAGCCGTAAAAGCAAATGCGTACGATTTGGTTTTAAACGGAAACGAAATTGGTGGTGGATCTATTAGAATTCACGACAAGCAAATGCAAGCAACCATGTTAAAGCATTTAGGTTTTTCTGAAGAAGATGCAAAAGCACAGTTTGGTTTCTTAATGGATGCTTTTGAGTATGGAGCACCACCTCACGGTGGATTGGCTTTTGGATTAGACAGATTAGTTGCTATTTTAGGTGGACAAGAAACTATTCGTGATTTTATTGCATTCCCAAAAAACAATTCTGGCCGCGACGTAATGATCGATGCACCTGCATTTATAGATGATGATCAATTGAAAGAACTAAGCTTAAAATTAGATATTAAAATATAA
- a CDS encoding response regulator transcription factor, which translates to MRYLYLLLCILILPISIFSQKKNIQIDSAYQVLKNTPNSIKKVDDLIALYKQSIRQKEINKSVLEDALTISKHIFYIKGIGTCYDRKGITARYEQDYSSSITNHKRALSYLTQTTDTLLILICLNNLGVTYRKVNLEKEAFNYYFEALKLSEKFRDNRSKSIALNGIGNVFIDTHQYDKALYYLRKGILLEKERNNNKGQEYGYANLGEIFIEKKLFDSAYFYIDKALKLAIKYPRKEGVAIKYTLFGKLYQRKEDYKKSNEYYIKSIPQLEKFKNTRYLSKSYLNIGINNLHLNKFEESKKCINAGLDKAKQINSKENILLGYETLTDYYSKTNQYKKALSAQKQVLAFRDSILNEASQKSFISTQISYESSKKDTRIQLLAKEKNKSDQKANSNFWLFIASVAIGITTILILILLRRNKLLELDQKNNEIKNYLLQIKKLKTSNSKDPSFSNKELKEFELSKREIEVLKHISNGLSNAQIAEKMFVSNNTIKTHISHIYTKLDVKNRVQAVQKISS; encoded by the coding sequence ATGAGGTACTTATATCTACTTTTGTGTATTTTAATTTTACCAATTTCCATATTTTCTCAAAAAAAGAACATACAAATAGATAGTGCCTATCAAGTTCTAAAAAATACTCCGAATTCTATAAAAAAGGTAGATGATTTAATAGCCTTATACAAACAATCTATCAGACAAAAAGAAATTAATAAAAGTGTTTTAGAAGATGCTTTAACTATTTCTAAGCATATTTTTTATATTAAAGGTATAGGTACTTGTTATGACCGAAAAGGTATTACTGCAAGGTACGAGCAAGATTATAGCAGTTCTATAACCAATCATAAAAGAGCTTTATCTTATTTAACACAAACTACAGATACTTTGTTAATACTTATCTGTTTAAATAATTTAGGAGTTACTTATAGAAAAGTAAATTTAGAAAAAGAAGCTTTTAATTATTATTTTGAAGCATTAAAACTCTCCGAAAAATTTAGGGATAACCGTAGTAAATCTATTGCATTAAACGGAATAGGGAATGTTTTTATTGATACCCACCAATATGATAAAGCACTTTATTATTTAAGAAAAGGAATTTTACTCGAAAAAGAAAGAAACAATAACAAAGGGCAAGAATATGGTTATGCTAATTTGGGTGAAATATTTATAGAAAAAAAGCTGTTTGATTCTGCCTATTTTTATATTGATAAAGCGTTAAAATTAGCCATAAAGTACCCAAGAAAAGAAGGTGTTGCTATTAAATACACCTTATTCGGAAAATTATATCAAAGAAAAGAAGATTATAAAAAATCTAACGAATACTATATAAAATCAATTCCGCAATTAGAAAAATTTAAAAATACCCGCTATTTAAGTAAAAGCTACCTAAATATTGGTATTAATAATCTGCATTTAAACAAGTTTGAGGAATCGAAAAAGTGTATTAACGCTGGGTTAGATAAAGCAAAGCAAATAAATTCTAAAGAAAATATTTTGTTAGGTTATGAAACTCTAACGGATTATTACTCTAAAACCAATCAATATAAAAAAGCCTTAAGTGCTCAAAAGCAAGTATTGGCTTTTAGAGACAGTATTCTTAATGAAGCTTCTCAGAAAAGTTTTATTAGCACACAAATTAGTTATGAGTCGTCTAAAAAAGATACTAGAATTCAATTATTGGCAAAAGAAAAAAATAAAAGTGATCAAAAAGCAAATTCTAATTTTTGGCTTTTTATAGCGAGTGTTGCAATTGGTATTACTACTATTCTTATTTTAATATTATTGAGAAGAAATAAATTATTAGAATTAGATCAAAAAAATAATGAAATAAAAAATTATTTACTTCAAATTAAAAAATTAAAAACTAGTAATTCAAAAGATCCTTCTTTTTCTAATAAAGAGTTAAAAGAATTTGAACTATCTAAAAGAGAAATAGAAGTTCTTAAACATATATCTAATGGATTGAGCAATGCCCAAATTGCAGAAAAAATGTTTGTTTCTAACAATACCATTAAAACACATATCTCTCATATTTACACAAAACTCGATGTAAAAAATAGAGTTCAAGCAGTTCAAAAAATTTCTTCTTAA
- a CDS encoding outer membrane beta-barrel protein, whose translation MKKLKLVFAIISIVALSTNQLKAQESEILLGGGVAYATEINSVAILAKGVYQINDKWEGSLGINYFFPKGEGDFEIKWMGFDLDAHYVFSAKDNFEIYGIAGVNIMRITIPGFDYSYDEEYTPYDDYMYNEQEYMSSGSISSTDTGFNLGVGGRYQLSDNLFGMGEAKYAVNNGGYMQVSVGVLYQL comes from the coding sequence ATGAAAAAGTTAAAATTAGTATTCGCAATTATATCAATAGTTGCATTATCAACAAATCAATTAAAAGCACAAGAATCTGAAATTTTATTAGGAGGTGGTGTTGCGTACGCAACCGAAATAAATTCTGTAGCAATTTTAGCAAAAGGAGTTTATCAAATAAATGATAAATGGGAAGGATCGCTAGGTATTAACTACTTTTTTCCGAAAGGAGAAGGAGATTTTGAAATTAAATGGATGGGCTTTGATTTAGATGCTCATTATGTTTTTTCTGCAAAAGATAACTTTGAAATTTATGGTATCGCAGGGGTAAATATTATGCGTATTACTATTCCTGGTTTCGATTATTCTTATGATGAAGAATATACGCCTTATGATGATTATATGTATAATGAACAAGAGTATATGTCTTCTGGGTCTATAAGTAGTACAGATACCGGTTTTAATTTAGGTGTTGGTGGTCGTTATCAATTATCAGACAATTTATTTGGCATGGGAGAAGCTAAATATGCAGTAAACAATGGTGGATATATGCAAGTGAGTGTAGGAGTATTGTATCAGCTTTAA
- the rsmI gene encoding 16S rRNA (cytidine(1402)-2'-O)-methyltransferase, with product MSKLYLVPTPIGNLEDMTFRAVRILKEVDFILAEDTRTSGKLLKHFEIETQMHSHHMHNEHKSVKGIVQRIQNGETCALISDAGTPAISDPGFLLTRACVENNIEVDCLPGATAFVPALVNSGLPNDKFVFEGFLPVKKGRQTRFLLLAEEKRTMIIYESPHKLVKTLGHFVEYFGADRQVSVSRELTKMFEETIRGTATEVLAHFTAKPPKGEIVVIVEGKSTK from the coding sequence ATGAGTAAACTATATTTAGTGCCAACACCAATTGGTAATTTAGAAGACATGACGTTTAGAGCTGTTAGAATTCTAAAAGAAGTCGATTTTATTTTAGCAGAAGACACACGTACCAGTGGAAAACTCTTAAAACATTTTGAGATTGAAACGCAAATGCACAGTCACCACATGCACAATGAGCATAAATCTGTAAAAGGAATTGTACAAAGAATTCAAAACGGAGAAACTTGTGCATTAATCTCTGATGCGGGAACTCCTGCAATTTCAGATCCTGGTTTTTTATTGACAAGAGCTTGTGTGGAAAATAATATTGAGGTGGATTGTTTACCTGGAGCAACGGCTTTTGTGCCTGCTTTGGTAAATTCTGGTTTACCAAATGATAAATTTGTTTTTGAAGGTTTTTTACCCGTAAAAAAAGGAAGACAAACTCGTTTTTTATTGTTGGCAGAAGAAAAAAGAACCATGATTATTTATGAATCTCCTCATAAATTAGTAAAAACTTTAGGGCATTTTGTAGAGTATTTTGGAGCAGATAGGCAAGTTTCTGTATCAAGAGAACTCACAAAAATGTTTGAAGAAACCATTAGAGGAACTGCAACTGAAGTTTTAGCACATTTTACAGCAAAACCACCAAAAGGAGAAATTGTTGTGATTGTGGAAGGGAAGTCTACAAAATAA
- a CDS encoding RNA polymerase sigma factor yields the protein MTKQDFKYKVFSLSALIFPMIARMLSSNSNAEDAIQEIMIKLWNKRKQLDKHPNIKGFVILTARNYCLDILRKKTVLLEDSTATLKIIKSPNEHTALEWKELNTIIDEILTTLPEQQKEVFIMRDLDGYEFDEIAAALQIKIEHVRVLLSRARKQISITLEKTYSYERGKY from the coding sequence ATGACCAAACAAGACTTTAAATACAAAGTATTTTCATTATCAGCACTCATATTTCCTATGATAGCTCGTATGCTAAGCAGTAATTCTAATGCAGAAGATGCGATTCAAGAGATAATGATAAAACTATGGAATAAGAGAAAACAACTTGATAAACACCCAAACATAAAAGGTTTTGTCATTTTAACAGCTCGTAATTATTGTTTAGATATTTTAAGAAAAAAAACAGTGTTGTTAGAAGATTCTACCGCAACTCTTAAAATTATAAAATCGCCAAATGAACATACAGCATTAGAATGGAAAGAATTAAATACTATTATTGATGAAATTCTAACTACTCTACCAGAACAACAAAAAGAAGTTTTTATAATGCGAGACTTAGATGGCTATGAATTTGATGAAATAGCTGCTGCATTACAAATAAAAATAGAACATGTTAGAGTTTTACTTTCTAGAGCAAGAAAACAAATAAGTATCACCTTAGAAAAAACATATAGTTATGAAAGAGGTAAATATTAA
- a CDS encoding aldo/keto reductase — protein MNYRKLGKTNLNISEISLGTWQVGGKWGSDFSLSNAEKIINTAIDNGINFIDTADVYSDGLSEKAVGKIVRASSEEVFIATKCGRQLNPHINASYTTAALRKFVEDSLSNLGVDRIDLIQLHCPPTEVYSRPEIFGLFDDLTKEGKIRNYGVSVEKVEEALKAIEFEGVSTVQLIFNMFRQKPSEIFFEEAKKKNVGIIARVPLASGLLTGKFTKTTTFNKEDHRFFNRDGAAFDKGETFSGIDYNLGLQAVEELKTIFNEDESLVHKALQWILSFNEISCVIPGTSSVEQLVSNLNTSNISPISDTQLAQTKSIYDKYIKAEVQDLW, from the coding sequence ATGAATTACAGAAAATTAGGAAAAACAAACTTAAACATCTCAGAAATAAGTTTAGGTACTTGGCAAGTAGGAGGGAAATGGGGAAGTGACTTTAGTTTATCGAATGCAGAAAAAATTATTAACACAGCAATTGATAATGGAATTAATTTTATCGATACCGCAGATGTTTATAGTGATGGATTAAGTGAAAAAGCGGTAGGTAAAATTGTACGTGCAAGTTCTGAAGAAGTATTTATTGCTACAAAATGTGGTCGTCAATTAAATCCTCATATAAATGCATCATACACAACTGCAGCTTTAAGGAAATTTGTAGAAGATAGTTTATCTAACTTAGGTGTTGATAGGATTGATTTAATTCAATTACATTGTCCGCCTACAGAAGTGTATAGTCGTCCAGAAATTTTTGGTTTGTTCGATGATTTAACTAAAGAAGGTAAAATTAGAAATTACGGAGTAAGTGTAGAGAAAGTTGAAGAAGCATTAAAAGCAATAGAATTTGAAGGAGTAAGTACCGTTCAACTTATTTTTAACATGTTTCGTCAAAAACCAAGTGAAATATTTTTTGAGGAAGCAAAGAAGAAAAATGTTGGTATTATTGCTCGTGTTCCATTAGCTAGTGGATTATTGACAGGGAAATTTACTAAAACAACAACCTTTAACAAAGAAGATCATAGATTCTTTAACCGTGACGGAGCTGCCTTTGATAAAGGAGAAACGTTCTCTGGAATAGATTATAATTTAGGTTTACAGGCTGTAGAAGAGTTAAAAACAATTTTTAATGAAGACGAAAGTCTTGTGCATAAAGCATTACAATGGATTTTGTCTTTTAATGAAATAAGTTGTGTAATTCCTGGAACTTCTAGCGTAGAGCAATTAGTTTCTAACTTAAATACAAGTAATATAAGTCCGATTTCGGATACCCAACTCGCGCAAACAAAAAGTATTTACGATAAATATATTAAGGCAGAAGTGCAAGATTTATGGTAA
- a CDS encoding HopJ type III effector protein yields the protein MIIQQFITKLKVNPTQINFAETMQVIEDNYNFTPTTFTNGDIKNKTGENSGSCKLFAFAKIQKLTKEEALFCFGEHYKNVLEDENGISHQNIRNFMKSGFEGLSFEGEALELK from the coding sequence ATGATCATCCAACAATTCATAACAAAATTAAAAGTAAACCCAACCCAAATTAACTTTGCAGAAACCATGCAAGTAATTGAGGATAATTATAATTTTACGCCAACCACATTTACAAACGGAGATATTAAAAACAAAACAGGCGAAAATTCTGGTTCTTGTAAGTTATTTGCATTTGCGAAGATTCAAAAATTGACAAAAGAAGAAGCTTTATTTTGTTTTGGAGAACACTATAAAAATGTTTTAGAAGATGAAAATGGTATTTCGCATCAAAATATTAGAAACTTTATGAAATCTGGTTTCGAAGGATTGTCTTTTGAAGGTGAAGCTTTGGAATTAAAGTAA
- a CDS encoding uracil-DNA glycosylase family protein: MQNLLSEIKKCTICEPHLDLEANPVVTGHQNSKIVIIGQAPGIKVHKSGIPWDDASGKQLRKWLNVSDEDFYDVEKFAIVPMGFCYPGKGRSGDKPPRKECAPQWHQQIIDKMPNLELIILIGMYAQNYYLKDKAKRTLTETVDNYPEYLPTYFTLPHPSPRNRFWLTKNPWFEKNVIPELKNRVQSIISRK; encoded by the coding sequence ATGCAAAATCTTTTATCTGAAATAAAAAAATGCACAATTTGCGAACCACATTTAGATTTGGAAGCAAATCCTGTGGTTACAGGTCATCAAAATTCTAAAATTGTAATTATTGGTCAAGCTCCTGGAATTAAGGTTCATAAATCTGGAATTCCTTGGGATGATGCAAGCGGAAAGCAATTACGTAAATGGCTCAATGTTTCTGATGAAGATTTTTACGATGTAGAAAAATTTGCTATTGTACCCATGGGGTTTTGTTATCCCGGAAAAGGGAGAAGTGGCGATAAACCTCCAAGAAAGGAATGTGCTCCACAATGGCATCAGCAAATCATTGACAAAATGCCAAATTTAGAATTGATTATCCTTATCGGAATGTACGCTCAGAATTATTATTTAAAAGACAAGGCCAAACGTACACTTACAGAAACAGTAGATAATTACCCAGAATATTTACCTACCTATTTTACACTTCCGCATCCATCTCCAAGAAACCGTTTTTGGCTGACTAAAAACCCGTGGTTTGAGAAAAATGTGATTCCAGAATTAAAAAACAGGGTTCAAAGCATCATTAGTAGAAAATGA
- a CDS encoding carboxymuconolactone decarboxylase family protein, translating into MPLVTPLSAEHDIETKELALFFNETLGFCPNSVLTMQRRPAISKAFINLNKAVMANEGKVTSALKRMIAWVSSNATGCRYCQAHAIRAAERYGAEQEQLDNIWEYKTHAAFSDAERAALDFSLAASMVPNAVDETIKKELYKYWDEGEIVEMLGVISLFGYLNRWNDSMGTTLEIGAIESGNQYLGKHGFEVGKHQ; encoded by the coding sequence ATGCCATTAGTAACCCCATTATCTGCAGAACACGATATAGAAACAAAAGAATTAGCATTATTTTTTAATGAGACCTTAGGTTTTTGTCCAAATTCTGTATTAACAATGCAACGAAGACCCGCTATTTCTAAAGCTTTTATCAATTTAAACAAAGCGGTTATGGCAAATGAAGGTAAGGTAACCTCTGCATTAAAAAGGATGATTGCTTGGGTATCTAGTAATGCAACAGGTTGCAGATATTGCCAAGCACATGCAATAAGAGCCGCAGAACGTTATGGAGCTGAACAAGAGCAATTAGATAATATTTGGGAATACAAAACGCATGCAGCTTTTTCTGATGCAGAAAGAGCGGCTTTAGATTTTTCTTTGGCTGCTTCTATGGTACCAAATGCTGTAGATGAAACTATTAAAAAAGAACTCTATAAATATTGGGATGAGGGAGAAATTGTAGAAATGTTAGGAGTAATTTCTTTATTTGGATATTTAAATCGTTGGAATGACTCTATGGGAACAACGTTAGAAATAGGAGCTATTGAAAGTGGAAATCAATATTTAGGTAAACATGGTTTTGAAGTAGGCAAACATCAATAA